The DNA sequence CGACCCTTTGGAATGCCTGATGAATAGACTTTTCCTGTTTCCCACAGGGCAGGCGGAAAGGCTGCAATCACATGAAATGAAAGAGATTATTGCGCTGCAAGCTCAAGACTTAGCCACCGATGAACAGTTGTTGCGCAGCTATTGGTCTTTGCTGAATCAGGCGCATTACCGCAGCCGACCGGAAGACTTAAAGCGTTTGCTGGATATGCCGGATCAAGCCTTATTTATGGCGGCAAATGCGCAGGGCGAATGCTTAGGCGTGCTGCAAATCGCTTTGGAAACGCCGCTGGATACGGCATTGGCTCAAGCAGTTATTGCCGGCGAACGCCGACCGCGCGGACGCTTGCTGATGCAGCAACTATTGCAGCGCAGCGGCGAGCTGCATTGGGCGCAGCAGGGTTTTGCACGCGTGCAAAGAATTGCCGTGCATCCCGATTGCCGCCGACGCCAAATTGCCAGCCGCCTGCTGAATGCTGCGCATCGGCAGCTTGCCGATTGGCAATTCGGCTGCGTTTATGGCGCCAGCCCGAGCCTCGAAGCATTTTGGGAAAATAATGCCTACCGCCTATGCTATCAAGCGCAACATATCCGCAGTCGACATCAAGGCGCAAGCCATATCCGCCTTCATCGACAGGCTTGAAGGTTATGTTTCAGGAAAGATAATGATATAGAGGCTATATGTCATTGAACAATGGGAGGAAATGATGAGAAACATCTTATTACTGCTGCTTTTGCTATCCAGCCGTCAAAATTGGGCGCAAATTTAGCAGGGCGAAGTCTTGGTGTAGGCGGCAAGGGCGCAAATCGGCGTAACCACCGGCTATGACGGCAGCTATCAAACACTTGCCTATCCTATGGGTGATGTCGCCGGCGCTCGGCTATTGCCCAAGATGTAATGACTGATTAAGGCAAAAGTAGGGAATAAGGGCACCAGCGCCGCCAGATAATAATGGCGGCTTTGTGCCAGCAATTGAATGATAATGACGCTGATAGCGCCGATGGCGGCTTTAATCCAAAGCATTTATGCCGCCCACAGATGCTGTACGCAGTCGCGGTACACTGCTGCCATCAGCGCTAAATCCGCCAGCAGCACATGCTCGTCAATTTGATGAATGCTGGCATTGAGGGTGCCGAATTCCACCGTATCCGCGCCGTATTGCGCCATAAAGCGGGCATCGGAGGTGCCGCCGGCGGTGTTAAAGACGATGTCGCGTCCGCAATGTTTCCGCACGGCTTTACTCAGAGCTTGGAGGAGTTTTTGATTGGCGGTGGAAAAGGGCAGTCCGGAGAGTTTCCAGTCAAATGCTGCGCTCAGCTGTTTTTCCGCGCAGATGCGGCGGACCAATGTTTCCACGCGCGTTTTGATGCCGGCTTCCGTTTGCTCGGTATTAAAGCGCCAATTGAGCAGCGCGGTGGCGGTTTGCGGAACGACGTTTTCCGCGCCGGTGCCGGCAATCAGATTGCTGAATTGGCAGGAGGTAGGTGGAAAATGCGCATTGCCTCTGTCCCATTCAATGGCGGCGATTTCCGCAATGATGTGTCCTAAGCCGTGGATGGGATTACAAATGTTTTCGGGGTAGGCGACATGACCTTGCTTGCCGCTAATCTGCAATTTGAGATTGAGCGAGCCGCGCCGTCCGTTGCGGGCAAAATCGCCGAGCGCGTCTTTAGCGGTCGGTTCGCCGACAATCGCATAATCTATGTGTATGCCTTCGGCTTGCAATAGGGGGAGCACGGCTTGGATACCGTGCGTTGCGGCGGCTTCTTCGTCGCTGGTCAGCAGCAGAGACAGCGTGCCTTGATGCTGCGGATGGCTTTGAATCAGTTCGCGGTAGGCAAAGCTCATGGCGGCAACGCCCGCTTTCATATCCGCGCTGCCGCGTCCATATAATTTGCCTTCGCGTATGCTGGGAGTAAACGGCGGACTGCTCCAGTCGCTTTCATTGCCTGCCGGTACGACGTCCGTGTGTCCCACAAAGCAGATATGCGGCGCGCCTTGTCCGTGCGTGATGAATAAATTGTCCGTGTCTTCAATGCGGATGAGGCGGATGCGGGCGGGCGTGTCGCGTAAAAAATCGCTGATGAGCGACATGCAGCCGGCATCATTCGGGCTGATCGAAGGACGGCTGACCAATGCCGCAAGTAAATCTTGAATGGCGGTTTGCATAGCGGTTCTCGGAAAAAAAGCGCAGTATAAGCGATAGTGATTGCCAAGATAACATTGTCTGCGTTTTTTGCTTTACAGGCGGCAAGCAGCGTGTACAATAAATCGCTTTCTACGGTCTAGGGCATTTCATTGACAGCGATTCCCGCGCTTGAGGCGCGTAATATTCACAAATCTTTCGGCAGCCATGAGGTGCTCAAAGGCATTTCTTTGACCGCGCATAAAGGCGATGTGGTATCTATTTTAGGTTCTTCGGGTTCGGGCAAAAGCACTTTTCTGCGTTGTCTGAATTTCTTGGAAATGCCTAATAGCGGCGAGATTATTGTCGCCGGCGAAGATATTCAGATTAAGACGGATCGCAAAGGCGAGCGTTTGGCGGTATCGGAAAAACAAATCCAGCGTCTGCGCAGCCGCTTAACGATGGTTTTTCAAAGTTTCAATCTGTGGGCGCATATGACGGTGCTGCAAAATGTGATCGAAGCGCCGATGCTGGTGCTCAAACTCTCGAAAGCAGAAGCCGTCGCTCGCGCCGAAGCCCTCTTGCATAAAGTGGGCTTGTACGAAAGACGGCATTATTATCCGGCGCAATTATCCGGCGGGCAGCAGCAGCGCGTTGCCATTGCCCGCGCCTTGGCGATGGAGCCTGATGCCCTGCTTTTTGACGAGCCGACTTCTGCGCTCGACCCCGAATTGGTCGGCGATGTGTTAAAGCTCATGCAGGAATTGGCGGCAGAAGGGCGCACGATGATAGTAGTCACGCATGAAATGGGATTTGCGCGCGAAGTGTCTAATCATGTGATGTTTTTGCATCAAGGGCAGATTGAAGAAGAAGGCACGCCTGACAAAATCTTTTATCATAGCGATTCGGAGCGCGTTCGCCAGTTTTTGTCCAACTCATTAAAAGGCTAGAGGTAATTATGAAAAAATTATTGATGACATTCTGCATGGCAGCGACATTGCCCGTCATGGCAAAACCTTTAATTGTCGCCACCGACGGCGCCTATCCGCCGTTTTCGGAAATCGACAGCAACGGCAATATGTTCGGCTTTGATATCGATATTGCCAAGGCTTTATGTGCGGAAATGCAGCGCGAATGCGAGTTTAAGCAAATTGACTGGGAAGGGCTGATTCCCGCTTTGAATAATGAGCAAA is a window from the Suttonella indologenes genome containing:
- the dapE gene encoding succinyl-diaminopimelate desuccinylase translates to MQTAIQDLLAALVSRPSISPNDAGCMSLISDFLRDTPARIRLIRIEDTDNLFITHGQGAPHICFVGHTDVVPAGNESDWSSPPFTPSIREGKLYGRGSADMKAGVAAMSFAYRELIQSHPQHQGTLSLLLTSDEEAAATHGIQAVLPLLQAEGIHIDYAIVGEPTAKDALGDFARNGRRGSLNLKLQISGKQGHVAYPENICNPIHGLGHIIAEIAAIEWDRGNAHFPPTSCQFSNLIAGTGAENVVPQTATALLNWRFNTEQTEAGIKTRVETLVRRICAEKQLSAAFDWKLSGLPFSTANQKLLQALSKAVRKHCGRDIVFNTAGGTSDARFMAQYGADTVEFGTLNASIHQIDEHVLLADLALMAAVYRDCVQHLWAA
- a CDS encoding ABC transporter ATP-binding protein; protein product: MTAIPALEARNIHKSFGSHEVLKGISLTAHKGDVVSILGSSGSGKSTFLRCLNFLEMPNSGEIIVAGEDIQIKTDRKGERLAVSEKQIQRLRSRLTMVFQSFNLWAHMTVLQNVIEAPMLVLKLSKAEAVARAEALLHKVGLYERRHYYPAQLSGGQQQRVAIARALAMEPDALLFDEPTSALDPELVGDVLKLMQELAAEGRTMIVVTHEMGFAREVSNHVMFLHQGQIEEEGTPDKIFYHSDSERVRQFLSNSLKG